The sequence ATGTGGAAGGCTGCATAAAATCCCTGTCAGAGATCCTTGTCCTAATTCCCCAAACCTGCAAACACATGACCCCAAAGCCCCACATAGAGTATGGCAAAAGGACTtcacagatgtgattaagttaccCATCTTGAAGAGGGTaggtggtgggggcggggagggtgAATGCAATTACAATATCCCTTATGAAACGGAGACAGAGGGAGATTTGACTACAAAAGGCCACGGGAGCCCAGAGGCCGAGGGAAGCAGAATCAGAGATGTCACCTCTGGCTTTGAAAGTGGAGGAAGGGGCCCCAAGTCAAGGAATACAGACAGAAAAGGCCAGGAGATGGGTTCTCCTGAGGGGCCCAGACAGAgtcagccctgccaacacctcaGCTTTGGCCCTGTGAGACCCATCTcagtcttccagcctccagaactgtaagagaatacacTTGGGTTTCTTGTAAGCCACTAAGTtcgtggtaatttgttacagcagccacagcaaatgACCATACACAGATCCCTCATGTCACAGTGGAGGCGCGCCTGCCTCTCAAGCAGGGCTCCTGTTAACTGGGAGACCCGAGTGAGGCTGCGCACCCCCTCACAGGCACAGCCTCTCCCACACACCTGGCAACGGAGTGCTGGGGCTCCACCTCACAGGCTAGCAGTCCCCTCTCCCCTACTGGGAAAGGACAGTTACATGCACAAGACTGCCCAATTCCCAGGGCCAGAGGCGGTCTCTCAGGGCCAAGCACAagtcttgatttaaaaatattttattctttagaaaATACAGCATTCAACCATCCCAAACTGCAGtgacccctgccccagccctgacTGACCCCACCTCTTGTGGCCAAAGGTTTTTGGGCTGTGCTGGGACCCTAGTCTCAGCTCCCCAGGAGGCCAGGTTCATGCCAGGCCCCTGACCCAGCCCCCTTAAGCCAGCCAGGCAGGGTTCCCGGACACCCTGGGAACACACATGAGATGCAGGGACAGCAACAGGGAAGGGTCACAAAATGCCAGCCCGGTGGCCCTCGGACGCTGCAAGTGCGTTCAGCCGCCagccctcctgccctcctggaAACACTTTCCTGGAGCCCAGGAAGGAGGACGGTGGCAGGGAGCGGAAGGCAGGCAGCCCCACAGTCCACATGTGGCCGGCCCTATTCCAGCCTCCTAGCTGTCATCCCCATTTTCGCCCGGGCCACGGATGAGGCGCTTATGGCCCCGCTTGCCCCCTGGGCCCTTGGGCTTGGCGAAGGCCTGCTTGAAGGCGTGTTGCTTGGGGTGCACCTCGTCGTAGAGGAACTCCGCCGTCAGCTCTGCCCCATCGCCAATCTCAATCTGCATGGGGCAAGGCAGTGGTCACTCCAATGGGAGGGGCTCTGACACATACCACCCCTGGTAGGCCTCACTTCTGGGGTACCCCTTGATCTCACATCCTAGCCCTGGGGTCTCTTGGGGTCTCCCCTTAAATCCCCACCTGGAATGCCACCCCCAGGAGAACAAGAGCTTCGGGCCTGCTGCCCTGCATGCCTTGGACTCCGCTTGCCGGGGTCACTTCCTCCCTGTCTCCAGGCCCAGGGAAAGGACATGACATGTGGCCAGGACTTGGACTTTTCTGAGCCACCAATCAGCTGGGCAGCCTTGGGCCATGCGTGTCACCCCTTGGGCCTCAGACGCCCTGTGATCAACACGGCCAGCAATGGTTCCTGCTCTGCCGTCATCTCAGGACCCCAGCGCGTCACATGGAGATTGGGGTGATAGGGTCTAGGGAGGCGAGGCCCTGGGGAGGGGCCTACTTTCTTGGCGATCTCCAGATGGAAGTCCTGCTCCACGGAGTCGAGGAGGCGGCTCTTGCAGCTGGAGTAGAGCATGCGCTCCTTGATGCTGCACTTGTACCCCGGCATGGAGTAGATGAACACTGTGGGGGGCAGGAGGTGAGCCTGGGAGGCCTGGGAAACCTGCTGACCTTCACACCCAGAGTGGGCCTGCCCCACTGCAGACCAGCCCTGCTTCCACCCAGCCACAGGCTTGGCGGCTCTGCCATGGCCACTCACCTACAGACTCAAGGGGGTCGCCCTCGTGGGTGTGCTTGTAGAGGAAGAAGTGGTAGCGGGCAGCATCTCGGGGCACCCGGGAGGGCAGATGGGCCACATCCGTGGGCTCTGTGTGCACCAGCTCAATGGTTTCCCGCTCTAGGTCCAGCTTCTGCCCAGGGCCAAGGGAAGATGGGAGAGCACCAGGTCGGGGCGGGCCCAGGCCCCTCTCCCAAAGAAGCCCTCAAATAGGATTAGCTGGTGGCAGGAGCCTGATGTGACCTCCCTCTCCCAAGACTCCCCTGCAATGGCCATCACTCTATGGGGGACCCTTTGAAGAGGCCAGTCCTGGGCCCAGCTCCAACTCTGCCCTTTTGAAGGTTGTGCTATAGAGGGAACTCCCAAGGGTAGTAAACGGTAGTGACTCCTGGGACAGGATGGTGTGGAGAGTCTCAATTTCAGGGAGATACTGCCACCGGGCCAGCCCATCCTCAGAGGCAAGGCCTCTGGTGGAAGCACCTTGGAAGGGAGGAGCCATTTTGCTTGAAAGGGGCAGCCAGAACGGCCAGGGCAGAAGGACGCTGCCTAGGGAAACGGGGTGGTCAAGGAGACAACACAGGGAATCTGGGACAGGAAGGGGCTCGGGACTGAGGGGTCAGTGTGACCCCAGGGGTATGTGTGGAGGGCAGAATGGGGCAGTGTGCTCATGGGTGTACCTGTGTATGAGCAGGGCCTGGGGGACAAGGGACCTGAGCGCATCTATGTGCACACAGTGGCTGCGCCCGAGGCGGAATAGGTAGGGAtcagggaggggtggggtggacCATGTGTTCCCGTGAGCACATGGACGAGCTGAAGGGGACAGGCTGCAGGCTGATGGGGTGGGCACTCCATGCACACCAGCACATGTGCACGGGCAGGAGTAGGGGTTGCAGCAGCGTGTGCCAGGGTAGGGAGCAGGCACCCACCAGCTGGATGTAGTTGACCATCTTCTGCTTGAGCTGCTGGAGTGCCCGTTGAGCCTCAGGCTGCAGGGGGAAGGCGAGGCCCTGCAGAGTCTGGTGCTTGCTTTCCACACTGATCTCTGTCTTCACCTATGGGTAGGGGAATGGTGAGGGAGGCCCTCACCGGCCCAAAGCAGGGTGTGACTCCCAGGCAGCACAGGCTGCCATGGGGCCAATGTGACCCTGAGGGCTCAAGGCTGGGGCCTCTGCTACCCAACCCACCTCGTTGATGCGGATCTGCTGGAGCTCTCTCTCGGCTGAGGTCAGTGGGGCAGGTGCTGCACAGGATGACAGGTGTTTCTGGTACCCAGCAAAAGAGAGGTCGTCCTGCGGGGGTGGGGGTGAATGCAGAGCCATAAATGGGCACCTGGGGGTGGGCTAGAGGAAGCCCACCGAGCACCCCTGCTTGCAGTCCTTGGACTCCCCCAGCGCCCCCATCTTCCTCCCAAGGCTGGCACTGGCTTGCTCTTTGACCCTGCACAGTGACCTCTCTGTGGGCCCAGGACCGTGTCCCGGTAAGTCCTGGCTTAGGGCTACCTTCACAGTCCCGAAGAGCTCATCCTTGATGTGGCCACCTCCAAACTCCTTTTTCACTGTGGCCCGTGTGGCCGCATACAGCATCTTCAGCCGCACCTGAAGGGCAAGGACCAAACCATGAGAGGCCTCTGGGCAGGGCTGCCTCTCCCGGAACAGACAGGCACCTCTGGAGCCACCCGGTAGGCTCATTGCACTGGCACACCCGGCAGAGGGCCAAGACGCAGCAGGTGGCTCCCACCAGCAGGGGGAGCCCTTGTCCAGCCTGACCACCGCCTCTGGAGCCAGGCTGATGTCTGGAGAGCGTGAGGTACCCAGGCTGCAGGCACAGGGCCTTGACCCTCTCTCAGACTCCCTAGGGCAGGGCCTGACAGCTCTTCCCCCATCCTCCAGGGGCAGGCCTGTGTCCCCTCTTAGATCCCCCAGGGTAAGGCCTTGTTGTTCAGTTCGGCCCCAGCTCCCCTCCTCACTCCCCACTGGCCCAGGACTCACGGGGGAGTTATCAGGCGACCAGGCAAGGAAGAGCCATTCGAAGCCCTGAGCATTCTGTGAGTCCAGGCGGTAGAGCAGGTAGCAGGGCTGCTGGGCGTCCAGCAGTGGCAGCACAGCCCTGTCATAGTCCTGGTCCCAGTGGCCCACCGGCTCCTGCGAGGCACCCAGCACGAGCTGCTCTGGGGGCAGAGGCCGGGTGAGCAGCCGCTCCCAGCTCCCACCGCACCTCCCGCTGCGGACCTCCAGCCTCGCCGTGGCTGCCCAGCTGGCTCAGAGCTGCCGGCTGCCCCTCACCTTCCCTGGAGCCCCCAGGTCCCAGAAGTGTGAGGCTGTGTGGCTGAATGAGTGAGCAAGGGAGGGCACAAAGCTGCCACCTGGGGGCTACCCCCCTGCACATCCCCAGCGCATGCATACCCGCCCCACCCGCCCCACCCGCCCTACCCGCCCCACCCGCCCCCCACATACACACGCGCAGATCACCAACACAAATAgccacacaaagacacacagctGTCAGCCCCTCACAGACACCACACCCCTGGGTGCTCCCTACCCCACCACACCGCACAGCTGCTCAGCCCACAGTCTCCACGAAACTGCCTCCTGCTCGCCTCCTCCCCTGGGGCTCCAGCAGAAGAACTGCAGCAGACCCCCTCAGGACAAATGTGCTGAGGGGCAGATCACAGCCCCAGGCCACAGGGACCTGCAGGGGCAAAAGCCtctggggaggaggagcaggggctCCTACCAGACCCTGCATAACCAGACATCCTGCGGCTACCTGCCAGCTGCAGTCCTCTTGAAAATGTTACAGATCCAAAGCAGCTACCATCTAAGTGCCTAGGCCCTACAGGCCTGCCAGCTCCTTGGCTGAATGGTGCATCGAGCTGCACTTGTAGGCTGGGACTTCATCTGGGCACCAGACACCAGCCTGGGTATACACAGGTCCAGCCTGGAGCAATAACTGGGGCAAAGGGGcaggcagcctggctgggggtcCTGGTGTCAGTCTACCAGGCTCTCCTGATGGGGGCAGGGGCCCTGATGCCTGGACACCCCAACAGGCCAGGCCCTCTGAGGCCTCGGCCTCCTCACCTGCCCACCCAGAACTCAGACAGGATCATAGTCACAGTGACTTTGAGTAGTCATGGCCTGTGTTGGCCCCCACAGCACTGTCCACATTGCTGAATTTGTTGCTAACATTTTTAAACTGGAAATTTTTACATAAGAAGTGGAATCCTCAGCCTCTCTAGAAAAATCAAGCCCTCTGGCCACACTGGGGCCACCCTCAGTTGGAGAAGGACAGTGGCTGCCCATCGGAGGCCTGGACCCTCCTGGGCACTCCCAGGTACCCCAAAAACTGTCATGCAGAACTGAGATAAAAGTCAATCCAGAGATTCCTCCTGCTTAAAATCTGCAGGGacggccgggtacggtggctcaagcctgtaatcccagcactttgggaggctcaggcgggcggatcacgaggtcaggagatggagaccacggtgaaaccccgtctctactaaaaatacaaaaaaattagtcgggcatggtggcgggcacctgtagtcccagctacttgggaggctgaagcaggagaatggtgcgaatccgggaggcagagcttgcagtgagccgagatcgcaccactgcactacagcctaggcgacagagcgagactccatctcaaaaaaaaaaaaaaaaaaaatctgcagggACATCTTGTCTGGGAGGCAACAGGGAGGGCAGAGGATTGGGGTCAATGAGTGCAACTGCCTCTTTAAGGGTGGGGTGGCTGTGGCCTGCCACTCCAGGAGGCCATCACCAATATCCTGCCATAGTGACCCCTGCCCAGTCTCTGAGGGCATCAGAATTTGGAGTACCTGGGCAAAGCACGACTGAGGCCCTAAAACTTGGAATGGCAGACCCTGCTTTGAGCCAACTCAACGCGCGACAAGTCAGCTGAGCACCAGGCCCATTCGGGCAGCCATCCAAAGTACTCGCTGTTGAATGGCTACTGAGGAGAGCTGGGAGGACCTCTGGGGAGCCTGGCCCACACCAGTCCCAAAGTCTGTACCCCTCACCCAAAGGGGCAGTCCCTTGGCaaggaggaaaggggaaaaaatgttctCTGTCCTCTGACCTCCCAATCCTCCTCAGTTTAATCCTCTGCCTCCCCAAACCCTCCCCACTTCAGGCCTCAGCTCAAGTCCCAGCGCCCCCAGCACTGCCCTCTATACAGCTCCCAGATTCTCAGGGGCCAGGCTAAGACCCAGCCAAGCCTAGAACCCTCTCATCCTGCTCTCAGATGAGCCAGACACTCGTCCCTTCTCCCCATCATGGGAGCACTTCCAAGAGAAGGGTGCAGGATCTCCTTAGAGCTCCCCTCGGCCAGCAGCTGAGCCAGGCCAGGCCACAGATAGGGGTGGTGCTGGATTCACTTATCCCCTGCCCCTCTGCCCAGCCCAGCTCGGCATTCTGACCAGGCCCATGTAAATACCCATGCAGTCTCTGGGAGGTGGCAGGACCCCAGGACAGGGCTCTGTTTGCTGACCCCAGCTTTGGCTTCCCGCTCTGCATAACAGAGGTGACAATCGCACTCACCTCTGATGCTGCCCTGTGAGGCTCTCCTTTGTCAGGATTTCCTCACACTCATTTCCAGAGGGGGAAATTGTCCCCAGCAGGCCAGGGGCCAACATCTACCTTCCCCCACCCACAGAGGCAGCAGAGTCCACCCCCAAGCCTATGCCCTGGCCTGTGAGGGGCACTCACCGTCCTCAATCACAACCTTGATGAGCCGCACAGAGCCAGCCCGTGCCTTGGCAAAGAATTCCTTCAGCTCTTCCGTGGCtataagaacaagaaacatgGTGGGGGATGAGTGGGCAGAGTGGACAGAGACGAGTATGGGGCCTGCTCTGTCCCACAGGGTCTGGTGGCTGAGCTGGGAACCAGGTTAAATACAGCCCCCCATGTGACTGGGAACCTGAGACAGCCACTAAACACAAGCTCCCAAATTTAGCCAGCAGAGGTGGCAGGCGAGTGGCCTGCTGGCTGGGATAGGTCTGGTGATGGGGCGGGGTGGGCAGGGATGGGACAGCTCATCAGAAGATGGGCAGGCTCTGGCATAAGCCAGGCCAGCCACAGTGAATAGCCTCCAtctgccccctgccccccagGATGGCTGAGCTCTGGGCTGGCCTGGACACACTCAGCATGGTCATATACACAGACAAAGGAACACAGACAAATGCCCCCACTGTGTAATGACCACTATgtccattcacacacacacacacacacacacacacacacacacagagttcaaTCCAGCATGTGTGAATGTAACACATGACATGGATGTGTGACAGAGGAGCAGAAATTCAAACACCCTCATACATGAACACACGCTCAGTTGCTTAAACACAAATGGACACACACATTTAGATACGCAAACACACAAAGAGATATAGTCCCCAGCTTGCTAACACGCACACAGGCAGGCAAGTGCAGAGCTTGGCTGAGACGTGTGTGCAGGCAACTGGATGTATCAAAGTGTACACAGAAGCACATGGACACACATGACACCCATGTATGCAGCCCCAGTCCCAGCCCTCAAGCCAGACTGTCTAACCCTGAGACCCTGAAGAACCACAGCCAGCCCAGACACAGCCCTGTGGGGGGTGGGGCGACAAGACGCCTTTAACCCTCAGGCAGTTGGGGCAGCTTCCAGGAGGAGTGGACCCCGGAAACTCACTAAGAGACTCCATcttggtcaggtgcggtggctcgtgcctgtaatctcagcaatttggaaggccaaggtgggcagatcacctgaagtcaggagttcaagaccagcctggccagcatggtgaaaccccgcctctactaaaaatacaaaaaattagccgcacatggtggcttgcgcctgtaatcccagctacttgggaggctgaggcaggagaatcgcttgaacccgggaggcagaggttatagtgagctgagatcacaccatggcactccagcctgggcaacaagagtgaaactccacctcagaaaaaaaaaaagagagagagactccatcttggcCACTGGGCTGTAGAGCTGGAAGGTAAGAGCCAGTGAGTGACCAAGGACCCCAGGGCAGAGATGAGGACCATGGTGAGAGCCAGGGAGCCATAAGTGGTGGATCTACTAGTGGACAGGGAAACCACCACGGACCATGCGGGGAAGGTCCCTGCTTGGGTCCCTGGGTGAGCAGGGCTTGGCCAGAGTGACCTTGAGGCTGCCCAGGGGTCAGGGGAATTCCATCAGGAACACAGCTGGAGGCCTGAGGTCAGAGAATATTTATAGGGCCAGGACTGGGCAACTCAGGGGCGGGGGGGCCCTTAGGAAAACAAACTCTGGTCATGTCCTCAGGTGCCCCCCTTGCAGAGTGACCGTTAATCTGAGACCTCAGGCTATGCACCACCCTCCAAGGCCACTGGGTGGGCTGGGGCCCAGCTGAGCTCAGCAGACCCTTAGGGCTCAGAGAAACATGGCATGGAACTGTAGGCAGGTGGACACCGTCCCACTGGGCCAGGACAGAACTTTCCATTGGCAGATCCCAAGCAGGTCCCTGAGGCCCTAAGCCTGGCCTCTGGGGCTCCACCTCTCCCTTAGCTGGGTGACCCCtgacctctctgaacttcagtgtataaaatggagataatagccCCAAACCTGGCAGGGCTATGGTGAGGAATAAATGGGAGAAAGGGCTTGGCAATGGTGGCCTCTACTAATAACAATTAATCTTTTATTACGATAACAACAGCAAGCTGACTGTGCTGAGCTGCCTCTTCTATCTGCCCAGACCTTCCCGGAAGGGAGACCAAGAAGCTCCCCCAAAGGACAGGCCGACGGGCCCCTTCTAGTGTTACCAGGGCAAACAGACACCCCAGCAGGGGAAGGCACacctccctgcccaccccagccccaaTGCCTGCCCAGCCGCCATCAATAATCCAGAGACCAGGCCTGGGACACCTGAGCCTCTATTATCAATGATTCATGAACACCCTCCCTCCGACTCCAGTGAGCCTCACGTTACAGGTCCCTTTCCTGCCCTGCTCTGAGGTCAGCAGATCCACACCTATGGTCAGGACAGGGCTGGCACTTGGTCCTCCAGGGTGATCTCTCCTGCCAACTCCCCCAGCCAGAAATGGGAAGGAGTGGGCTGCTCACAGGTGGAAGGAGGACTGGGGGCAGCCCGGTCCCCAGTGACCCCCTCAGTGGGCCTGTCTCACTATGGGTAATGAGGGAGTGaggcagcagagaaggggtaTGGGGTGGCTAACTTCCTGGGATCTCCTCCACCAGGGCTGGAGGCCGGGAGGCAGCAGCTATGACCAGacaaaggggaaggaagaagctGGCCACGAGGCAGTTCCCTCCTGTGGGGCTGAGTCATGAAGCCCGCCTGCCAGCTCCTCCTGGAGAAAGGCTGGCCCATCTGGGAGGCCTGGCCCTGACCCAGGCCCCTGCCTTCGCAGGGCCAGGGAAACCTTTTCAGGGCAGCCCAGCCACCAAGTGGCCACAACCGCACCAGGATTCAGGTGGTCAGGCAGGTCGATGGTGGCAGCCCCAAGCAGGTGATCCTAGTGCGGTGGGAGGGGTGGCTGATGGCCAAACCAGCCAGGCTGTCTGGGCAAACAGCCTGGGCCTTCCCCACAGGCCAGGCAGCCCTCCCAGGTCAGtgacagatgaggacactgagccCCAGGTAGAGTCAGGGCACCTGGCTCCTGGCCATTGCTTCTCTCACAGCCCGTCCAAGAAGGAAACTGGGACCCctgggggagggggtgtgtgATGCTAGGGGATGGTGAAGCTTCCTAGGGATGGGGGGGGGCGGGGGTGAGAGCTGGCCTGGATTATTTAGGGCCAGGACTCTCCTCCACAAACCCCATATCTGGACCTCTTCCCTGTCTGCAGTCTGGAGCTGGGATCTTCCAACCAGACTGAGACAGGCTCAGAAAGTCACAACGGAAAATGGGAGGGAGGTCAGAGGTCAAGGTCAGATAGGCAGCTTTCTCCATCCCACTTAGCAGTCTCTGTTCTGGGTTTTCCCCAGCCTGGGGAGAGTGAGTGTCCTGGGAGGAGCAAAGGTCAGGGTCccctcacacatacacaaacccaTTCAAGTGATACAGACACATGCGGTATATGCATCCTTGGCAACAAATGCACACTGAGATGCGCTCCaactatgcacacacacagacacccacatacatgtgcacactgCCATGAAACACTGATGTCTAAAGAGGGTCCTATGGGACCTACAGTGTCCATTCAGCCACAAGTGCCAGTGCATGAATGACCCTTAGATGTGCACAAGGGAGTCACATCGAGAGGTGCACACGTAGGACTGTACACGGAAGACGGGTACACATGCGTGTACACCCACTACAGGAAAGGAACAAAAATATACAGATGGGCACACACAGCCACATTCATCTCCAGGTAGGCACACAGATACTTCCACCCCAGCTGTGTACGTACATGTACACCCACTCCCAGCTATGCACACCACGTCCGTACTCCCCCAGATGTGCCCACCCTAGGCGATCCACGGCTGCAAAAGAGAACAGGAAGCTTCTCCCGGCTGGtgcggggtggagggaggggccgagaGCCGGGGAGGGGGCGCTTCCGAGAGCCGAGACCCAGGCCCCCTGCCCGCCCGCCATCCGCCCTCACCGTGGATGCCCGTCTGGTGCGCCATGGCTCGGCGCTTCGCTCCGTCCGCGCCGTCGGAGCCCTCCACTTGACCCTGGCCCGCCTCCGCTCGCTGGACCAAGAAAGGAGAAGGATGTGGCGGAGGCTGTCGAGCCTCGCGCAGCTTCCCGGGCGGTGCCGCAGGACCCGCCCCCAGCGGCGCCCCGCCCCCGACAGGCGCGGCCGGGAGGCGGGGACTCGGAGCCGCGCGTGCGCGCAGCCTGCGCGTCGGTCCGGGTGGGTCTAAGGCTGATTGATCCGCCGTGCGCACGCCAGCGCGTTCCTCTGTGGCAGGAGAGGGGGCCTGCGTGTGACGGA is a genomic window of Macaca mulatta isolate MMU2019108-1 chromosome 2, T2T-MMU8v2.0, whole genome shotgun sequence containing:
- the TWF2 gene encoding twinfilin-2 (The RefSeq protein has 1 substitution compared to this genomic sequence) → MAHQTGIHATEELKEFFAKARAGSVRLIKVVIEDEQLVLGASQEPVGRWDQDYDRAVLPLLDAQQPCYLLYRLDSQNAQGFEWLFLAWSPDNSPVRLKMLYAATRATVKKEFGGGHIKDELFGTVKDDLSFAGYQKHLSSCAAPAPLTSAERELQQIRINEVKTEISVESKHQTLQGLAFPLQPEAQRALQQLKQKMVNYIQLKLDLERETIELVHTEPTDVAHLPSRVPRDAARYHFFLYKHTHEGDPLESVVFIYSMPGYKCSIKERMLYSSCKSRLLDSVEQDFHLEIAKKIEIGDGAELTAEFLYDEVHPKQHAFKQAFAKPKGPGGKRGHKRLIRGPGENGDDS